The Benincasa hispida cultivar B227 chromosome 9, ASM972705v1, whole genome shotgun sequence genome has a segment encoding these proteins:
- the LOC120087008 gene encoding protein PLASTID MOVEMENT IMPAIRED 1 codes for MHYKTMKVLRPDKNGWLSILHPLLSITYPLPFYPPHILSTPNALCLFLLLSAYLLPSSAPLLAPTSSMATDQNTPQRRDSNTQLLDELEALSQSLYQTHISTTRRTASLALPRSSLPSIPSAEDVGVTRTDDKFNKPRSRRMSLSPWRSRPKLDGEDNSQTERNRVSSSQPETRKLDEAAPEKKGIWNWKPIRALTHIGMQKISCLFSVEVVTVQGLPASMNGLRLSVCVRKKETKDGAVNTMPSRVTQGAADFEETLFLKCHVYCTPGNGKPLKFEPRPFWIYAFAVDAQELDFGRSSVDLSKLIEESMEKSYEGTRVRQWDISFNLAGKAKGGELVVKLGFQIMEKDGGIGIYNQAQPKESKSGKSFGRKQSKTSFSVLSPRLTSQSEAWTPSQARASADLPGMDDLNLDEPAPIPSTSPSIKKSEEPRTEDLDLPDFEVVDKGVEIQDKEEEVEKEESEKSVEAKSTSSEVVKEVVLDQAHLNRLSELDSIAQQIKALESMMGDENSGKNDEESDSQRLDADEENVTREFLQMLEEEDGTGSYSNNSKLSYPEIPPLQLEETEDSSETESKSYISDLGKGLGCVVQTRDGGYLAAMNPLNTQVSKKDTPKLAMQISKPFILASTQSLSGFELFQRMACSGLEELSSKVVALMSSDELMGKTAEQIAFEGIASAIIQGRNKEGASSTAARAIAAVKAMATALSTGRKERISTGIWNLNEDPLTIEEVLAFSMQKLEEMSVEALKIQAEMAEEEAPFDVSALNVKIGGKDQNQIHPLDSAIPFEDWMKKFNFSGYGNKREEDAEEGVTVGVVVQLRDPLRRYETVGGPVVGLVHAKEAKMEEKTSKYEEERRFKVMSMHVGGLKMRGGGKRNTWDSEKQRLTAMQWLVAYGIGKAAKKGRNLASKGPDLLWSLSSRVMADMWLKPIRNPDVKFAN; via the coding sequence ATGCATTACAAAACGATGAAGGTTTTGCGGCCAGACAAAAATGGCTGGCTCTCCATCCTCCACCCACTGCTTTCTATTACTTATCCTCTTCCATTTTATCCACCTCATATTCTTTCAACACCCAATGCTCTTTGCCTATTTCTTCTCTTATCTGCTTATCTTCTTCCTTCCTCTGCACCACTTTTGGCTCCAACTTCATCAATGGCGACTGATCAGAACACGCCCCAAAGAAGGGATTCCAATACCCAGCTTCTGGACGAGCTTGAGGCTCTGAGCCAATCGCTCTACCAAACCCACATCTCCACTACTCGAAGAACAGCCTCGCTTGCTCTGCCTCGGAGCTCTCTTCCTTCTATTCCCTCTGCTGAAGATGTGGGCGTCACCAGAACTGACGATAAATTCAACAAACCGAGGTCCCGGCGGATGTCTCTGTCGCCGTGGCGTTCTCGCCCCAAGCTTGATGGTGAGGATAACTCGCAAACGGAACGAAACAGGGTATCTTCGAGTCAGCCGGAGACGAGGAAGTTGGATGAAGCGGCGCCGGAGAAGAAGGGGATATGGAATTGGAAGCCGATTCGAGCTCTCACCCACATCGGAATGCAGAAGATAAGTTGCTTGTTCTCTGTTGAAGTCGTCACCGTTCAGGGCCTTCCCGCTTCCATGAATGGGCTTCGACTTTCCGTTTGTGTGAGGAAGAAAGAGACCAAAGATGGAGCTGTCAACACAATGCCGTCTAGGGTTACGCAAGGCGCTGCGGATTTCGAAGAGACTTTGTTCCTCAAATGCCATGTTTATTGCACTCCTGGAAACGGAAAGCCTCTGAAGTTCGAGCCTCGTCCGTTTTGGATTTACGCTTTTGCTGTAGATGCTCAAGAGCTCGATTTCGGGAGAAGTTCAGTGGATTTGAGTAAACTGATTGAAGAATCCATGGAGAAGAGTTATGAAGGAACGCGAGTTCGACAGTGGGACATTAGCTTCAATCTGGCGGGGAAAGCCAAAGGTGGAGAACTCGTTgtcaaattagggtttcagaTTATGGAGAAAGACGGAGGTATTGGAATTTACAATCAAGCACAGCCAAAGGAATCGAAATCGGGAAAATCTTTCGGGAGAAAGCAATCGAAGACCTCATTCAGCGTTCTTAGTCCGAGATTAACCAGTCAAAGTGAAGCTTGGACTCCATCGCAAGCAAGAGCTTCGGCGGATCTTCCAGGAATGGATGATCTAAACTTAGATGAACCAGCGCCCATTCCCTCAACCTCGCCGTCTATTAAAAAATCTGAAGAACCGAGGACTGAAGATCTCGATCTTCCAGACTTCGAAGTTGTCGACAAAGGAGTAGAGATTCAGGACAAAGAGGAAgaagtggaaaaagaagaatcTGAAAAATCAGTGGAAGCAAAGTCGACTTCAAGCGAGGTAGTTAAGGAAGTTGTACTCGATCAGGCTCATTTGAATCGATTATCAGAACTGGATTCGATCGCACAGCAAATCAAAGCTCTGGAGTCAATGATGGGAGATGAAAACTCTGGGAAAAACGATGAAGAATCGGATTCACAGAGACTTGATGCCGACGAAGAAAACGTAACGAGAGAATTTCTTCAGATGCTGGAGGAAGAAGACGGTACTGGCTCATACAGCAATAACAGTAAACTGAGTTACCCTGAAATTCCTCCTCTCCAACTTGAAGAAACAGAGGATTCCTCGGAGACTGAATCCAAATCGTACATTTCAGATCTTGGGAAGGGGTTAGGCTGCGTAGTTCAAACCAGAGATGGAGGCTACTTAGCCGCCATGAATCCACTAAACACCCAAGTTTCAAAGAAGGACACTCCAAAACTAGCGATGCAGATATCCAAACCATTCATTTTAGCATCCACACAGTCGCTGAGTGGGTTTGAATTGTTTCAAAGAATGGCTTGCAGTGGACTAGAGGAACTGAGCTCAAAAGTAGTAGCACTAATGTCTTCGGATGAACTCATGGGGAAAACAGCAGAACAAATAGCATTTGAAGGAATTGCCTCAGCAATCATTCAAGGGAGAAACAAAGAAGGAGCAAGCTCCACCGCCGCTCGCGCCATTGCTGCTGTAAAAGCAATGGCGACTGCATTGAGCACAGGAAGGAAAGAGAGGATTTCGACAGGAATTTGGAACTTGAACGAAGACCCTCTGACCATTGAAGAGGTTCTAGCATTCTCAATGCAGAAGCTGGAAGAAATGAGCGTGGAAGCCTTGAAAATCCAGGCCGAAATGGCGGAAGAAGAAGCCCCATTTGACGTCTCTGCTCTGAATGTGAAAATTGGGGGAAAAGATCAGAATCAAATCCACCCATTGGACTCTGCAATTCCATTTGAAGATTGGATGAAGAAATTCAACTTCAGTGGATATGGAaacaaaagagaagaagatgcaGAAGAAGGGGTGACAGTGGGGGTGGTGGTGCAGCTAAGAGACCCATTAAGGAGATACGAAACAGTGGGAGGGCCAGTGGTGGGTCTGGTCCATGCGAAAGAagcaaaaatggaagaaaaaacaAGCAAATACGAAGAGGAAAGAAGATTTAAGGTGATGAGCATGCACGTGGGAGGGTTGAAGATGAGAGGGGGAGGGAAGAGAAATACATGGGACAGTGAAAAACAGAGGCTGACGGCGATGCAGTGGCTGGTGGCGTATGGGATTGGGAAGGCGGCGAAGAAGGGAAGAAATTTGGCATCGAAGGGACCGGATTTGCTGTGGAGCTTATCGTCCAGAGTAATGGCGGACATGTGGCTCAAACCTATACGAAACCCAGATGTTAAGTTTGCTAATTAG